Proteins from one Emys orbicularis isolate rEmyOrb1 chromosome 2, rEmyOrb1.hap1, whole genome shotgun sequence genomic window:
- the DUSP11 gene encoding RNA/RNP complex-1-interacting phosphatase codes for MPGSGKTRLPDRWTDYLPLGQRMPGTRFIAFKVPLKKSFEWRLAPKDRFSPFDLLKKIREQKEELGMIIDLTYTTRYYGPEELPKTLCYSKILTVGHEVPDNETIFKFKCAVKEFLWENRDNDKLIGVHCTHGLNRTGYLVCRYLIDVEGMEPNVAIELFNRSRGHSIERKNYIEDLQKGPIRMNHAADGLAFDLIKGQSSTAPNLDFQVAGHHPYSQQLPLADGRLFPSWRGKGRKREQRALYPVRNFHGVYDNGRSAYSKECVPTANLAQQTPPYHLGPVNYPVPLPYNKQYNDYNGPYFPVQNPHYIQREMYKMKTSSRPKRNHYTN; via the exons atGCCGGGGAGCGGCAAGACCCGCCTGCCGGACAG ATGGACAGACTATCTGCCACTTGGACAAAGAATGCCGGGTACTAGGTTCATCGCTTTcaaagttcctttaaaaaaa AGTTTTGAATGGAGACTTGCCCCAAAAGACAGATTTTCTCCTTTTGACCTCCTTAAGAAAATTAGAGAACAGAAAGAAGAACTTGGCATGATCATTGATCTAACATACACAACGCGCTATTATGGACCGGAG GAGCTACCAAAGACACTGTGCTACTCCAAGATCTTGACAGTTGGACATGAAGTACCAGATAAcgaaacaatttttaaatttaaatgtgcCGTGAAAGAGTTTTTATGGGAGAACAGAGATAACG ATAAACTCATTGGAGTTCACTGCACGCATGGCTTAAACAGAACTGGTTACCTTGTTTGTAG GTACCTAATTGACGTTGAAGGCATGGAACCAAACGTCGCTATAGAGC TGTTCAACAGGTCGCGAGGGCATTCTATAGAGAGGAAGAACTATATTGAGGACCTTCAGAAGGGCCCCATCAGAAT GAACCATGCTGCAGATGGACTAGCATTTGATTTAATCAAAGGACAAAGCAGCACGGCACCAAATTTGGATTTCCAAGTAGCTGGACATCATCCGTATTCACAACAGCTCCCGCTGGCAGATGGCAG GCTCTTCCCTTCTTGGcgaggaaagggaagaaaaagagaaCAAAG AGCCTTGTACCCTGTCAGGAATTTCCATGGGGTTTACGACAATGGGAGATCTGCTTATTCCAAGGAATGTGTCCCTACAGCCAACCTGGCCCAGCAAACACCGCCTTACCACTTGGGACCTGTCAACTACCCTGTTCCCCTACCTTATAACAAACAGTATAATGATTACAATGGACCATACTTTCCAGTGCAAAATCCTCATTATATACAACGGGAAATGTATAAAATGAAAACATCCAGCAGACCCAAAAGGAATCACTATACAAATTAA